A DNA window from Pseudodesulfovibrio thermohalotolerans contains the following coding sequences:
- a CDS encoding phage regulatory CII family protein, producing MMFEKNVTKVVQDCILDSGIQAKVVAQKINKPYSTLMREINPFDASAKLGAETLLEIMKVTRDVRPLQFMASEMGFSLETGTA from the coding sequence ATGATGTTTGAAAAAAATGTGACCAAAGTCGTTCAGGACTGCATCCTCGACAGTGGCATCCAGGCCAAGGTCGTGGCTCAAAAGATCAACAAGCCGTATTCAACCCTGATGCGTGAAATCAACCCCTTCGACGCCAGTGCCAAACTGGGAGCCGAAACCCTGCTCGAAATCATGAAGGTGACGCGGGATGTGCGTCCGCTCCAGTTCATGGCGTCGGAGATGGGGTTCAGCCTAGAAACGGGCACAGCCTAG
- a CDS encoding TetR/AcrR family transcriptional regulator produces the protein MTKKEAILCAAQEAFGQLGFHAATVKDVAGRADVSFGLVSHYFGSKQDLFLAAGFDMADRLILCLHEATAKAETGIEAIRAYMSAYFDFTEEHRTGFPVLLRCSPFSHMEPGVDGAKVAEKFSIFIDELKRCVALGIEDGTIRSLPLEQTALIIYGNIVGSVRTSLLSPYESNNLFAETINHVERSITVLSNEIAVENGIPMEQANASRTESRAR, from the coding sequence AAGCCATACTCTGCGCCGCCCAGGAAGCCTTTGGGCAACTGGGATTCCACGCCGCCACCGTCAAGGACGTGGCTGGCCGCGCCGACGTTTCCTTCGGCCTCGTTTCCCACTACTTCGGCAGCAAGCAGGATCTCTTCCTGGCCGCCGGATTCGACATGGCCGACCGGCTGATCCTCTGTCTGCACGAAGCCACAGCCAAGGCAGAGACCGGCATTGAGGCCATCCGGGCCTACATGTCCGCATATTTCGATTTTACCGAAGAGCACAGGACCGGCTTCCCCGTCCTGTTGCGCTGCTCCCCCTTCAGCCACATGGAGCCCGGTGTCGACGGCGCCAAGGTGGCCGAGAAGTTCAGCATTTTCATTGACGAGCTCAAACGCTGCGTCGCCCTCGGCATCGAGGACGGCACGATCCGTTCCCTCCCCCTGGAACAGACCGCACTCATCATCTACGGCAACATCGTCGGCTCGGTCCGCACCAGCCTCCTGTCGCCGTACGAGTCCAACAACCTCTTCGCCGAGACCATCAACCACGTGGAACGCAGCATAACCGTCCTCTCCAACGAGATCGCCGTCGAGAACGGCATCCCCATGGAGCAGGCAAACGCGTCGAGAACGGAATCAAGAGCGAGGTAG